Genomic DNA from Paucilactobacillus hokkaidonensis JCM 18461:
CATTTTGTCCGTGCGGTTCAGTTAAAATAAGCCCATCTAGTCGGCCGTTGACAACTAATTTTTGACCATTTGGTTTTAACGCGACCAATGTTGTATTAAAATGTGCCGTTCTATTCTTTGCCGGCACATCAATTAGTTTTTGCAATAATTTATGATTATTAGCTGTATCATCATGGTCACCGGCATACCGGGCTGAATGAATCCCAGGTTCGCCATCCAAAGCATCGACAACTAAACCAGAATCATCCGCAATTACTGGTAAGCTGGTCAGATTAACCACAGTCTGCGCCTTAATGAGTGCATTTTCTTCAAAAGTATTTCCATTTTCATTAATTTCAAAATCGTGCGAAAAATCTGCCAATGTTTTTACTTTTACGCCAACCGATTGCATAATTTCGCGATATTCTTTTGCCTTATTAACATTGTTAGTTGCAATTACAATGGTAGTCACTATTTATCACCTAACTTAATCTTTTTAGCATTCAGCTTATTATTATTCAACCACTTACGCGCCACTTCATTAAACTTATCAGGTTCACCAGTTGTATAGAAATTGGAGCCTGTAATGGCCTGATTTGCGGCTAAATTTTGCTTTTTAAGTAATCGAATTACATCTTCAACAGTTGCTACACCAGGATCAATTAAAGGAACACCAGCGCCCATTGCTTGACCAATCTCTTTAGTTAATAACGGAAAATGCGTGCAACCCAAAATCAATGCATCCACCGGATGATCGTGGTAAAAAGATAATTTTTTGGTCACCACTTTTTGTGCCTGCGGTGTACCGGCCAAATCTTCTTCTACTAGAGCAACAAATTCCTGGCTCGCCAATCCAATAACCGTTATCGCTGCATCTAATTGATTGATTTCTTTACTGTAAGCACGATCTTCAATGGTTTTTTGTGTCGCAATCACACCAATAACATTATGCTGTGGTAGTTGTAATGCAGCTGCACTCCCGGGTGCAATCACTCCAATTACTGGAATTTGCAATTTATCTTGTAAGTATGATAATGCAGCGGCTGTAGCAGTATTACATGCAATCACTAATAACTTAATATTTTTTTGCAACAAAAATTGTGCGATCTGCATACTAAATTCACGCACCTCTTCACTAGGCCGAACACCGTATGGTAATCTTGCTTGATCGCCCACAAACTCAATTGATTCGTTTGGTAATTGACTTTGTAACTCCTTAACAACTGTTAAACCGCCTATGCCTGAATCCATAACCCCAATTGGTCGGTTATCCATATTTAATCATCCTTCCGAATTTACCTGAAACTTAATTATTATCTTAAATAGCTTTCTTTTCAAGTTAAATCACCAATTTTTAATTCACTTTTAAATGACAGTGAATTATTAAACCTGTATAATAATTATGATTTCAAAAAAGGGAGCTCAATTATGTCGCAATCAACATATGATCAATTAATACACAGTAATGTCGGTCTCAATCAAGGGGTCCTTCGTGACGTCTTAATTCCATCCATCTTGGGTGAAGAAACCAGCGGAATTTTATATTGGGCTGGTAAAGACTTAGCTCATCAGTTTCCTGTCTCAAATGAGGATCAATTAGTGACCCTCTTCAATCAACTTGGCTTTGGTACATTAACTAAGCAAAAGAGTTCCGCCAAACAACAAACTTGGCAGCTTGGTGGTCCAATAGTTGAACAACGCTTAAAATTTGATCACGTTGATTTTAATTTAGAGGCTGGTTTCATCGCTCAGCAACTTGAGCTACAAACCAATGCGACTACCGAGGCCCAGGTTGTGGAACAAAAAAAGAATGCTGTTCAAATCTTGGTACAATCCGACTTAAAGGATCCATCCTTAGACACAGAACCCATTAAATTTTTACAAGTTGAAACTCAATCTGATGAAGGTGCAGAATAAATACTACGTAATTAAAAAATGACTTGAGACAAAATTTTATTTTTTTGTCCTAAGTCATTTTTTGGTTGTTTGAATTTTTATTGCTAGAACGTGTGAAACAAGGCAGGTTCCTGCGCTTTAGCCCAATTTATTCAATGATCCCAAGTTCAAGGATCATTGAATAAATCATGCTAATGCTCAGAACCTGGGCGCCTTGTTTCACACTCCGTTTTATAAATATTGTCCCAAAATTTGTTGTAATTGCTCTTTCGAATGGTATCCCACAATCGAGTCAACTACTTGACCATCTTTTTTCACCAAGAGGGTTGGAATACTCATAATACCAAATTTTTGTGCAGTGGCCGGGTTTTCGTCCACGTCCATTTTGTTAAACGTGACTTGATCGCCCATATCCTTGGATAGTTGTTCAACTACTGGTGATTGCATCCGACAAGGACCACACCAAGTTGCCCAAAAATCAGTGAGCGTAACCCCGTTACCGGTATCTGCTTCAAACGTTTTATCTGTTGTTATATCTACTGCCATTGTATTTACCTCCTCTTTACATTGTTTAGTCTATCAAATACTGGTGAAAAGACAAACTATTTTGCTTACTAAATGTTACTTAACTTAGATAAACGATCGTGGCACCATCACCACCAGCATTAGGCGCTGCGTATTCAAATGATGAAACACGCGGATTACTTTGTAAATATTCATGCGTTCCTTTTCGCAAAGCACCGGTCCCTTTACCATGAATAATTGTCACCGGCGATAAATTATTTAAAATCGCATGGTCCATAAATTGATCGATTTCTTGCATTGCTTGCTCATATCGATGGCCACGTAAATCCAGTCGTGCTGTTGCTTGGCGTGTTTGTGTAGTCCTGACAATTGGTCGTCTTGAAGCCTGCTTTTCATCTTGGGCGAGTTTATCTTTGCCTACTTTTTCTAGATCATGTTCATTGACCTGCATCTTCAAAATACCTAGTTGAACCTCCCAATCAGATTGACCTCTTTTTTGGATTAGTTCGCCATATTGTCCATATGATTTAACTAACACAGCATCCCCAATTGCAAAATCATGCTTACGTTTTTCACGTTGCAACACCTTATTTTTATTCAATCGTGGATCTTCAACGTGAAGTGCATTGAGGGAGCCTTTTGCATCAATTAATTGATTTTCTTTAACCTGCGCCCCTTGTTGTCGCTGCATAATTCTCAGCTGTTGCACTATTTTATCTGCCTCTTGACGCGCAGTTGCTACAGTGTGATTTGCCTCTTGTCGTGCTTGTTGCATTAATTTTTCTTTTTGTTGTTCATATTGCTCTAATTTAGCTGCTAACTCATCATGCAGCGTTTGCGCATTAGCCACATCTTGATCTAATTTTACGGTTTGATCATGGGCTAGTTTACGCTGTGCCACAAGATCACCAATCATATCATTTAAATCCTGGCTGTCCTCACTAGTTAAGGCCTTCGCCTGTGCAACAATTTGGTCATCAAGCCCCAGCCGACTTGCAATTTCTAGTGCATTGGAACGACCTGGAACACCCATTAGTAATCGATAAGTTGGCTGCAATGTCGTACCATCAAACTCCATACTAGCGTTTGTCGTCCCTGCCCGATTGTAACCATAAACTTTTAGTTCTGGATAATGGGTTGTGGCAACAACAAAACTCCCCTTAGTACCAATAGCATCAAGAATCGCCATTGCTAGAGCGGCTCCTTCTTTTGGATCTGTTCCAGCACCGACCTCATCAAGTAAGACTAAACTGCGTTCATCAATTTGATTTAAAATTGAAATTGTATTATCCATATGCGCAGAAAAAGTACTCAAACTTTGTTCAAGTGATTGTTCATCCCCAATATCCGCAAAAATATCAGAAAAAATACCAATTGTACTTTCTTCATTGGCTGGAATATACAATCCAGCCTGCCCCATCAGCTGAACCAATCCTAATGTTTTTAAAGTAATTGTTTTTCCACCCGTATTGGGCCCAGTGATGACAATTGCTTGGTATTCATCACCAATCACAATGTCGTTAGCTACAGCCCGATCCATATCAAGTAATGGATGTCGAGCTTGCCGTAAATCAACGTGATTTTCAGCACTCAAAATTGGTAAGGTCGCCCGATTGGCATGCGCAAATTGCGCTTTAGCATTAATGAAATCTAATTTTCCTAAAACTACTTCGTTACGGCCAATTTCTTCTTGATATGGTGCAATTAAAATTGACAGTTCTTCTAACACATGAATTTCTTCTTGCCGTTCCTCAATTTGTGCTTGGCGCAAACGATTATTAAATTCCATCACTGCTTGAGGTTCAATAAATAATGTCTGTCCAGTCTGACTTTGATCATGCACAACACCACCAAAATGGCTGCGATAATTTGCCTGAACCGGAATAACGTAGCGATCATTACGCATTGTAATGATCGCGTCACTTAGATACTTCGCATTTTTTCCACGAGTATACTCTTCCATTTTCTGCCGAATCTGGGTTTCCGTTTGGCTAATTTTTTGCCGAATCCCATGTAATTTTGATGACGCCTCATCAGCAATATGACCATCGTTTTCAATCGAAATTACTAGCCGTTTAGTAACTGTTGGAATAGTAACTATTTCAGCCACATATTTTGTGATTGTTTGTATCGGCACATCTTGTTGCCTAATTTTATCAAAAAATAATTTAACACTCCCTGAGGCTCGAAGCACTCTTCCAATGGAAGCTAATTCAGTAGCACTCAGCGTGGCATCAATTTTTAGCCGCTTTAATTGCATGCTAATGTCATCAAGTTGTGGAATTGGAATTGTTCCAATTAGCCGTAAAATATTGGCGCCATCAGTCGTCTCAGCAAGTAATTGATTAACTTCATCAAAATCAGATGATGGGGTCAGTGCCTGTAATTCCTTTTTTCCAGCCGCCGTTACCAAGTAAGGCCGCATCTGATCCTTAACTTGTTCGAAGGCTAATGTTGTTAAAATTTTTTCATTCATTGTAGTTTTTATTCCTTTACTTTAACGCCCTGCCAGCCAATATACTACCTGTTGCGACAGTACTGGCGTGTTATTGATAATCCACGATGCCAATCCAGAAGTGGTAATTTGTGCTTGCCACCATGTGCTTGGCCAAACTTGAAAAATAGTTAATAAGAAAAAAATTGTAATATAGGTCAACCCAAAATTAATTAATCCACCTAAAATCGCATTTAACTGATGGATAACTGGTAACTTAGTAATTAGATTAAATCGACGTGTAATCCACCGACATAAAAATAAGACGATTATAAAAATAACAATAAAAGCAATTCCGTTATAGAAAAACTGATTACCATTACCATCATTCAATGTACTACCAGCATTTTGAGTAGAGGTTTTTAAAATCGGAAATAAATCCGCTAGTTTGTCTCCAACAACCGTTGAACCAGTCTTAGCCAAAAAAAGTGCAATTAAATAACTAACTACTCCAAGTACCATCCGAACCAGGCCTCGGTGTCGGCCAATGCTAAAGCTGATAATCAAAATAATAATAATGCCAATCGTTAGTATCATTTATTACTCGCTTTCTTTATCTTGCATCTGATTAATTTCTTGCTGCTTACTAATTTGATCAGCTACAGCATTAAACGCAACCAAATTGGCTCGCTGAAGTGAATCCAATTCTGGATTCACTTCTTTTAAATGGTCAATTTGATCATTAACTAACTGTTGTGCTGCCAAAACATGTTCTTTAGATCCAGGGCCGGCAATTGTATATTCTTGCCCGTCGATATTAATTTTATAGCGTTTATTATCGCTCATCTTTGAGCCTCCTAGTTAAATCAACTGCTATTATTTTAGCATGAACATTTTCTTATTACTAACCTAAGTGTATGCTAAACTAGATTTATTAAATACTTAAAGGATGTTTTTCATGCAAGAAGTGCTCAGCTTTGCCAAATCACAATTAAATAACATGCAAAAAACGTACGCACCATTCACGGTTGCCGCACCCAGTGGAGCTATTTTTCGTGCCAAAAAAAATGGTGTTACCATCACGGCTTACCGATCCGGTAAAGTTATGTTTCAGGGTAATAATACTACAGTTGAATCCAAACAATGGCAAGCAAATGCCACCAAAAAAGTTGGTGCACCAACACCCACCGGATTACCACAAGGCTTTGCTAATTGGTCAGTATTAGGATCTGATGAAGTTGGCACTGGTAGTTACTTTGGACCGTTAACAGTCGCAGCTGTATATGTGGATGCCGCTCATTTAGACCGAGTGCGTCAACTAGGGATTCAAGACTCAAAGAAATTAACTGATCCTGAAATAATTCGGATGGCCAAACAATTGCTTACTTTTCTACCATACCATGTCGTTAATCTGATGCCTGTAAAATATAATCAGTTAATGAAACAATACAACCAAGGCCAGTTAAAAGCACTGTGTCATAACTTAGCACTACAAACAGTCATACAAAAGATTAGCCCCACTAAACCCGACGGAATTTTAATCGATCAATTCGTCGCACCTGCAACATATTATCATTACTTAAAGGGTCAATCGAAAATCATCTCAGAAAATGTCTACTTCCAAATTAAAGGTGAACAGGCCCATTTAGCGGTTGCAGCTGCCTCAATCATTGCCCGCTATATTTCGCTACTAGCGATGGATCAACTAACTGAGCAGGCTAAATTGACATTACCTATTGGTGCTGGCAATGCTGTCGACCAAATTGCCGCCAAACTATTGCATGAAGGTAAGTCGTTAGATCAATTTGCCAAAACACATTTTGCTAATACACAAAAAGCTATTAAGATCGCTAAAAGATATGACTAATAAGACCAATATAAAAGGATCCGAACTCAAATGTTCAGATCCTTTCTTACATTGGTTGATTTATGTTTAAGCGTTAAAATTACCATCATCATCTAAAAAAGTATTTAAAACTTCTTCGACCATATCCCACTCAGCATCGTCTTCAATGGGCTCTAATTCTCCCTCAGAAACATCTTCGCCATCTTTTTGTGGTTGGTAGCCATATGCTTGAATATCAACCTCGTCATCATTTTCAGCACTCGCTGGGTATAGTAAAATATATGACTTACCATAATCATCAGAATCAAACGTAAACAAGACCTTGTACAATTCTTCGTTACCGTCATCATCAACTAATGTAATTAAATCATCATTTTCATTTCCTGCTTGTTCGCTCATTGCTTTTCCTCACAATTCTTGGGTTAA
This window encodes:
- a CDS encoding endonuclease MutS2 codes for the protein MNEKILTTLAFEQVKDQMRPYLVTAAGKKELQALTPSSDFDEVNQLLAETTDGANILRLIGTIPIPQLDDISMQLKRLKIDATLSATELASIGRVLRASGSVKLFFDKIRQQDVPIQTITKYVAEIVTIPTVTKRLVISIENDGHIADEASSKLHGIRQKISQTETQIRQKMEEYTRGKNAKYLSDAIITMRNDRYVIPVQANYRSHFGGVVHDQSQTGQTLFIEPQAVMEFNNRLRQAQIEERQEEIHVLEELSILIAPYQEEIGRNEVVLGKLDFINAKAQFAHANRATLPILSAENHVDLRQARHPLLDMDRAVANDIVIGDEYQAIVITGPNTGGKTITLKTLGLVQLMGQAGLYIPANEESTIGIFSDIFADIGDEQSLEQSLSTFSAHMDNTISILNQIDERSLVLLDEVGAGTDPKEGAALAMAILDAIGTKGSFVVATTHYPELKVYGYNRAGTTNASMEFDGTTLQPTYRLLMGVPGRSNALEIASRLGLDDQIVAQAKALTSEDSQDLNDMIGDLVAQRKLAHDQTVKLDQDVANAQTLHDELAAKLEQYEQQKEKLMQQARQEANHTVATARQEADKIVQQLRIMQRQQGAQVKENQLIDAKGSLNALHVEDPRLNKNKVLQREKRKHDFAIGDAVLVKSYGQYGELIQKRGQSDWEVQLGILKMQVNEHDLEKVGKDKLAQDEKQASRRPIVRTTQTRQATARLDLRGHRYEQAMQEIDQFMDHAILNNLSPVTIIHGKGTGALRKGTHEYLQSNPRVSSFEYAAPNAGGDGATIVYLS
- a CDS encoding cell division protein ZapA translates to MSDNKRYKINIDGQEYTIAGPGSKEHVLAAQQLVNDQIDHLKEVNPELDSLQRANLVAFNAVADQISKQQEINQMQDKESE
- a CDS encoding CvpA family protein, which gives rise to MILTIGIIIILIISFSIGRHRGLVRMVLGVVSYLIALFLAKTGSTVVGDKLADLFPILKTSTQNAGSTLNDGNGNQFFYNGIAFIVIFIIVLFLCRWITRRFNLITKLPVIHQLNAILGGLINFGLTYITIFFLLTIFQVWPSTWWQAQITTSGLASWIINNTPVLSQQVVYWLAGR
- a CDS encoding XTP/dITP diphosphatase; the encoded protein is MTTIVIATNNVNKAKEYREIMQSVGVKVKTLADFSHDFEINENGNTFEENALIKAQTVVNLTSLPVIADDSGLVVDALDGEPGIHSARYAGDHDDTANNHKLLQKLIDVPAKNRTAHFNTTLVALKPNGQKLVVNGRLDGLILTEPHGQNGFGYDPLFYVPQLQKTLAELTSTQKNEISHRGRAMKKLMEQFEEWWRQS
- a CDS encoding DUF1292 domain-containing protein, encoding MSEQAGNENDDLITLVDDDGNEELYKVLFTFDSDDYGKSYILLYPASAENDDEVDIQAYGYQPQKDGEDVSEGELEPIEDDAEWDMVEEVLNTFLDDDGNFNA
- the murI gene encoding glutamate racemase, with product MDNRPIGVMDSGIGGLTVVKELQSQLPNESIEFVGDQARLPYGVRPSEEVREFSMQIAQFLLQKNIKLLVIACNTATAAALSYLQDKLQIPVIGVIAPGSAAALQLPQHNVIGVIATQKTIEDRAYSKEINQLDAAITVIGLASQEFVALVEEDLAGTPQAQKVVTKKLSFYHDHPVDALILGCTHFPLLTKEIGQAMGAGVPLIDPGVATVEDVIRLLKKQNLAANQAITGSNFYTTGEPDKFNEVARKWLNNNKLNAKKIKLGDK
- a CDS encoding YslB family protein, which codes for MSQSTYDQLIHSNVGLNQGVLRDVLIPSILGEETSGILYWAGKDLAHQFPVSNEDQLVTLFNQLGFGTLTKQKSSAKQQTWQLGGPIVEQRLKFDHVDFNLEAGFIAQQLELQTNATTEAQVVEQKKNAVQILVQSDLKDPSLDTEPIKFLQVETQSDEGAE
- the rnhC gene encoding ribonuclease HIII produces the protein MQEVLSFAKSQLNNMQKTYAPFTVAAPSGAIFRAKKNGVTITAYRSGKVMFQGNNTTVESKQWQANATKKVGAPTPTGLPQGFANWSVLGSDEVGTGSYFGPLTVAAVYVDAAHLDRVRQLGIQDSKKLTDPEIIRMAKQLLTFLPYHVVNLMPVKYNQLMKQYNQGQLKALCHNLALQTVIQKISPTKPDGILIDQFVAPATYYHYLKGQSKIISENVYFQIKGEQAHLAVAAASIIARYISLLAMDQLTEQAKLTLPIGAGNAVDQIAAKLLHEGKSLDQFAKTHFANTQKAIKIAKRYD
- the trxA gene encoding thioredoxin, with translation MAVDITTDKTFEADTGNGVTLTDFWATWCGPCRMQSPVVEQLSKDMGDQVTFNKMDVDENPATAQKFGIMSIPTLLVKKDGQVVDSIVGYHSKEQLQQILGQYL